In one window of Miscanthus floridulus cultivar M001 chromosome 12, ASM1932011v1, whole genome shotgun sequence DNA:
- the LOC136498298 gene encoding uncharacterized protein: protein MARMVEKLLRCIPKKYSQIMLAIEMLLDFNALSIEEVTERIKVVQDHEEAPHTELSTTGGKLLYIAEQWRAFEKKKEIGEEEKGSSFPLPTSVGSALLHLNKSCAHAFLGTGTGDDKIDYWYLDTSATHHMIGRREFFSNLDTGVKGSVKFGNASTIEIKGVSSIVFTTKTGEPQLLTSVYYIPMLRNSIISSGQLDENGSCVEIKHMILRNWDHHR, encoded by the exons ATGGCGCGCATGGTGGAGAAGCTCCTACGCTGCATCCCTAAGAAGTACTCCCAGATCATGCTAGCAATTGAGATGCTTCTCGATTTCAATGCGCTCTCCATCGAGGAGGTCACCGAGAGGATCAAGGTGGTGCAAGATCATGAGGAGGCACCCCACACTGAGTTGAGCACCACCGGAGGCAAGCTGCTCTATATTGCCGAGCAGTGGCGAGCCtttgagaagaagaagg AAATAGGGGAGGAGGAGAAAGGTTCAAGTTTTCCCCTTCCTACATCGGTTGGCTCCGCCCTGCTCCACCTCAACAAGTCGTGTGCCCATGCCTTCCTCGGCACTGGTACTGGCGATGATAAGATTGACTACTGGTATCTCGACACCAGCGCCACCCACCACATGATTGGTCGCCGTGAGTTTTTCTCTAACCTGGACACCGGTGTGAAAGGCTCCGTCAAGTTCGGCAATGCCTCCACCATCGAGATAAAGGGGGTCAGCTCGATCGTCTTCACCACCAAGACTGGTGAGCCCCAATTGCTCACCAGTGTCTACTACATCCCCAtgctgaggaactccatcattagctcaggacagctggatgagaacggctcGTGTGTGGAGATCAAGCACATGATACTGCGCAACTGGGATCACCATCGCTGA